One Vigna unguiculata cultivar IT97K-499-35 chromosome 7, ASM411807v1, whole genome shotgun sequence genomic region harbors:
- the LOC114190468 gene encoding uncharacterized protein LOC114190468 produces MELNGSSSSAHQTCSSEGSRDASKKSTEKEVFVNHAEIAWHQMRKEWVGNRSTKLERPPKESIVSLTTSYEDLLLSAAPFQQPISLTEMVDFLVDFWHEEGLYD; encoded by the exons ATGGAACTCAATGGTAGCAGTTCAAGTGCCCACCAGACATGTTCTTCGGAGGGATCACGAGATGCCAGCAAAAAGTCCACTGAGAAAGAAGTATTTGTTAACCATG CTGAGATAGCTTGGCATCAAATGAGAAAAGAATGGGTTGGTAATCGATCTACAAAATTGGAAAGACCTCCTAAAGAATCAATTGTGAG CTTAACAACAAGTTATGAGGATCTACTTTTATCCGCAGCCCCTTTTCAACAGCCAATATCATTAACT GAGATGGTTGATTTTTTAGTGGACTTTTGGCATGAAGAAGGTCTCTATgattaa